In one window of Flavobacteriales bacterium DNA:
- the ruvA gene encoding Holliday junction branch migration protein RuvA, with protein sequence MITHLRGRLIEKSPTHVVIECNGVGYQVNITLNTYEQLPADEAVFLHTHLQVREDAHKLYGFADATERAFFRLLIGVSGVGASTAQVVLSSMNPAELQQALVTENVSAMQSIKGIGAKTAQRIIIDLKGKAATLEVDGEISLPLSNTARDEALTALDVLGFPKAKSQKVVDALLKQGPDSSVEVLIKKALNNM encoded by the coding sequence ATGATCACACATTTGAGAGGACGACTCATCGAAAAATCGCCCACCCATGTGGTTATAGAATGCAACGGGGTCGGCTACCAAGTAAATATTACTCTGAACACGTATGAGCAGCTTCCGGCCGATGAGGCCGTATTCTTACACACCCACTTGCAGGTGCGCGAGGACGCCCATAAGCTGTACGGATTTGCCGATGCTACTGAGCGTGCCTTTTTTCGGCTGCTCATTGGAGTGAGTGGGGTTGGGGCGAGCACGGCGCAGGTGGTACTGAGTAGTATGAATCCGGCCGAGCTCCAGCAGGCGCTGGTGACGGAGAACGTGTCCGCCATGCAAAGTATCAAAGGAATTGGCGCAAAAACGGCCCAGCGGATCATCATCGATCTCAAGGGCAAAGCAGCTACTCTTGAAGTTGATGGAGAAATATCTTTACCGCTGAGCAATACCGCCCGAGACGAGGCGTTAACTGCATTGGATGTGCTGGGCTTCCCTAAGGCGAAGTCGCAAAAAGTAGTGGACGCACTTTTGAAGCAAGGTCCCGATTCGAGCGTGGAGGTCCTGATCAAGAAGGCGTTGAACAATATGTGA